The following are encoded together in the Roseobacter denitrificans OCh 114 genome:
- a CDS encoding ABC transporter permease encodes MMAYVLALIVWGFGWWLNIRLSHSPRADTRLFSLLIPIIFGLTIVVMWEILVQMLDISAVILPAPSAIAARFAVSTHLLWADFEQTILKGAMTGYVLGAIAAFAVAILADRSPFLTKGILPVGAFMAALPIVGTAPIFVRWLGSDWHSKAAVVGVMVFFPILVNTVAGLKDSTAMQRDLMRTYGAGYWTTLFKLRLPAAMPFVFNGLKIATTLALIGAIVAEFFGSPTVGMGFRISTSVGQLAMDMVWAEIIVAALAGSAFYGLIALMEKRVTFWHPSQR; translated from the coding sequence ATGATGGCCTACGTACTGGCGTTGATCGTCTGGGGTTTTGGGTGGTGGCTCAATATCAGGCTGTCGCATTCCCCGCGGGCGGACACCCGACTGTTCAGCTTGCTGATCCCGATCATATTCGGGCTTACAATTGTGGTGATGTGGGAAATCCTTGTGCAGATGCTGGACATCAGCGCGGTGATCCTGCCCGCGCCCTCTGCGATTGCGGCGCGTTTCGCGGTCTCGACCCATCTGTTGTGGGCAGATTTTGAACAGACGATCCTAAAGGGCGCGATGACTGGGTATGTCTTGGGGGCAATTGCGGCTTTTGCTGTGGCTATCCTTGCGGATCGCTCGCCGTTTCTGACCAAGGGCATCCTGCCTGTGGGGGCGTTCATGGCCGCGCTTCCGATTGTCGGCACCGCACCGATCTTTGTGCGGTGGCTGGGCAGTGACTGGCATTCCAAGGCAGCGGTGGTGGGGGTTATGGTTTTCTTTCCGATCCTCGTGAACACGGTCGCGGGGCTCAAGGACAGCACCGCAATGCAGCGCGACCTCATGCGGACCTATGGTGCCGGCTACTGGACCACGCTGTTCAAGCTGCGCCTGCCTGCCGCGATGCCCTTCGTGTTCAACGGGTTGAAAATCGCCACGACACTTGCGCTGATCGGCGCGATTGTTGCTGAATTTTTCGGCTCTCCGACCGTGGGCATGGGCTTTCGCATCTCCACCTCGGTGGGTCAGCTTGCCATGGATATGGTCTGGGCAGAGATTATCGTTGCAGCCCTCGCGGGCTCGGCGTTTTACGGGCTGATCGCCCTCATGGAGAAGCGGGTGACCTTCTGGCACCCGTCACAACGATAA
- a CDS encoding ABC transporter permease, whose product MAGIVPALVVVAVIIAVWTLAVVPMNAHLTADQAQRDGLVMTPEAPAERQEYSGLVLAFKNPQIIPLTYTQTRPRLPSPHQVTAELYDSVFTKKITSKRSLVYHGWVTLSATLLGFAIGTGLGILLAIGIVYSRTMDKSVMPWAITSQTIPILALAPMIIVMLGAIGIQGLLPKSVISAYLSFFPVVVGMVKGLRSPDAMQLDLLRTYSASPSQGFWKLRLPASVPYLFASLKIGISAALVGAIVGELPTGARAGFGARMLVGDQYGQPMVTWAALFAAAITAAALVAILTLIERQTLRRMGMEAA is encoded by the coding sequence CTGGCCGGTATCGTGCCGGCCCTCGTGGTGGTCGCGGTGATCATTGCCGTCTGGACGCTGGCCGTCGTGCCGATGAACGCGCATCTGACCGCAGATCAGGCGCAGCGCGACGGGCTGGTCATGACACCCGAGGCCCCGGCGGAACGGCAGGAATACTCGGGTCTCGTGCTGGCGTTCAAGAACCCGCAGATCATCCCGCTGACCTACACGCAGACACGCCCGCGGCTGCCCTCGCCGCATCAGGTCACCGCCGAGCTTTATGACAGTGTCTTTACCAAGAAGATCACCTCCAAACGCAGTCTTGTCTATCATGGCTGGGTCACGCTGTCGGCGACGCTGTTGGGGTTTGCCATCGGGACGGGTCTGGGCATTCTGCTGGCGATTGGCATCGTGTATAGCCGCACGATGGACAAATCCGTGATGCCCTGGGCCATCACGTCGCAGACCATTCCCATACTGGCGCTGGCCCCGATGATCATCGTCATGCTGGGCGCCATTGGCATTCAGGGGCTTTTGCCCAAATCGGTCATATCCGCATACCTGAGCTTTTTCCCGGTGGTCGTGGGCATGGTCAAGGGGCTGCGCAGCCCCGATGCGATGCAGCTTGATCTGTTGCGCACCTATAGCGCCAGCCCGTCGCAGGGGTTCTGGAAGCTGCGCCTGCCCGCTTCTGTGCCCTATCTGTTTGCATCGCTCAAGATTGGTATCTCCGCCGCGTTGGTCGGTGCCATCGTGGGCGAATTGCCGACCGGCGCGCGGGCGGGCTTTGGCGCGCGCATGTTGGTGGGGGATCAATACGGCCAGCCGATGGTGACGTGGGCGGCTCTGTTTGCAGCGGCGATTACGGCGGCGGCACTGGTCGCCATTCTGACGCTGATCGAGCGGCAGACGCTCAGGCGCATGGGGATGGAGGCAGCATGA
- a CDS encoding ABC transporter ATP-binding protein, which produces MTQDMTIHAQGLDLTFDTNDGPVHALKDVNLEIKKGEFVSFIGPSGCGKTTFLRCIAGLETPTSGEISVNGMTPDQARQARAYGYVFQAAGLYPWRTIGGNIRLPLEIMGFSKSEQAERVARVLDLVDLNGFDRKFPWQLSGGMQQRASIARALAFDADILLMDEPFGALDEIVRDHLNEQLLQLWARTEKTIGFVTHSIPEAVYLSTKIVVMSPRPGRISDVIDSPLPRERPLDIRDSVEFIEIAHRVRDGLRAGHIDE; this is translated from the coding sequence GTGACCCAAGACATGACGATCCATGCGCAGGGTCTTGATCTGACCTTTGACACCAATGATGGCCCGGTCCATGCGCTCAAGGATGTGAACCTTGAGATCAAGAAGGGCGAATTCGTCAGTTTCATCGGCCCCTCGGGCTGCGGTAAGACGACCTTTCTGCGCTGCATTGCCGGGCTGGAAACCCCCACATCCGGCGAAATCAGCGTGAATGGCATGACACCGGATCAAGCGCGTCAGGCGCGCGCCTATGGCTATGTCTTTCAGGCGGCAGGGCTCTACCCGTGGCGCACGATCGGCGGCAATATCCGCCTGCCGCTTGAGATCATGGGTTTTTCAAAGTCTGAACAGGCGGAACGTGTCGCGCGTGTTCTGGACCTTGTGGACCTCAACGGGTTTGACCGCAAATTTCCATGGCAATTGTCGGGCGGCATGCAGCAGCGTGCCTCCATCGCGCGCGCATTGGCCTTTGATGCCGATATCTTGCTGATGGATGAACCGTTTGGCGCGCTGGATGAGATCGTGCGCGACCACCTCAATGAACAGCTTTTGCAGCTTTGGGCGCGTACCGAAAAGACAATCGGTTTCGTGACCCACTCCATCCCCGAGGCTGTGTACCTATCGACTAAGATCGTCGTCATGAGTCCGCGCCCGGGCCGTATTTCCGATGTGATCGACAGCCCGCTGCCCAGAGAGCGCCCGCTGGACATTCGCGACAGCGTGGAGTTCATCGAGATTGCCCATCGCGTGCGCGACGGGCTGCGCGCGGGTCACATTGATGAATAG
- the hydA gene encoding dihydropyrimidinase, with protein sequence MSTVIKNGTVVTHDLTYKADVLVDAGTIIEIGPNLSGDQKLDATGCYVMPGGIDPHTHLEMPFMGTYSSDDFESGTRAALAGGTTMVIDFALPSPGQGLHDALKMWDNKSTRANCDYSFHMAVTWWGEQVFDEMKSVIEDRGINTFKHFLAYKGALMVNDDELYASFNRLAELGGIAMVHAENGDVVAELSAKLLAEGNTGPEAHAYSRPPQVEGEATNRAIMIADMAGVPLYVVHTSCEEAHEAIRRARQQGKRVWGEPLIQHLTLDESEYFNKDWDHAARRVMSPPFRNKQHQDSLWAGLQAGSLSVVATDHCAFTTEQKRFGVGDFTKIPNGTGGLEDRMPMLWTHGVATGRLTPNEFVAVTSTNIAKILNCYPKKGAVLVGADADLVVWDPQKEKTIAASTQQSAIDYNVFEGQTVKGLPRFTLTRGHVAVHDGEIRTQEGHGKFVKRAGNGVTNKALSTWKELTAPRPVERSGIPATGV encoded by the coding sequence ATGTCTACTGTGATCAAAAACGGCACCGTGGTGACGCATGATCTGACTTACAAGGCCGATGTGTTGGTCGACGCGGGCACCATCATCGAGATTGGCCCGAACCTTAGTGGGGATCAGAAACTGGATGCAACCGGGTGCTATGTCATGCCGGGCGGTATTGATCCGCACACGCATCTGGAAATGCCCTTTATGGGCACCTATTCCTCGGATGATTTCGAAAGCGGGACGCGTGCGGCTTTGGCGGGCGGCACCACGATGGTCATTGATTTCGCGCTGCCATCGCCGGGGCAGGGGCTGCATGATGCGCTCAAGATGTGGGACAATAAATCGACACGCGCCAATTGCGACTATTCCTTCCACATGGCGGTCACGTGGTGGGGGGAGCAGGTTTTTGACGAGATGAAATCCGTCATCGAGGATCGCGGCATCAACACCTTCAAGCACTTCCTCGCCTATAAGGGCGCGCTCATGGTCAATGATGATGAGCTTTATGCCTCCTTCAACCGCTTGGCTGAACTGGGCGGCATCGCCATGGTGCATGCGGAAAACGGCGATGTAGTCGCGGAACTCTCAGCCAAATTGCTGGCCGAGGGCAACACCGGCCCCGAGGCGCATGCCTATTCCCGACCGCCGCAGGTCGAGGGGGAGGCGACAAACCGTGCCATCATGATCGCCGATATGGCGGGCGTGCCGCTCTATGTGGTGCACACCTCCTGCGAGGAGGCACATGAAGCCATCCGTCGCGCGCGCCAGCAGGGCAAACGCGTCTGGGGCGAGCCGCTGATCCAGCACCTGACGCTGGATGAAAGCGAGTATTTCAACAAGGACTGGGACCACGCCGCGCGTCGTGTGATGTCGCCGCCCTTCCGCAACAAACAGCATCAGGACAGCCTCTGGGCCGGGTTGCAGGCCGGGTCCCTGTCTGTCGTGGCGACCGATCACTGTGCCTTTACAACGGAGCAGAAACGCTTTGGCGTGGGTGATTTCACCAAGATCCCCAATGGCACCGGAGGTCTGGAAGACCGCATGCCCATGCTCTGGACACATGGGGTCGCGACGGGACGGCTGACGCCGAATGAGTTTGTGGCAGTCACATCGACCAACATTGCCAAAATCCTGAATTGTTATCCCAAAAAGGGCGCCGTCCTTGTCGGGGCAGATGCGGATCTGGTCGTGTGGGATCCGCAGAAGGAAAAGACGATTGCAGCGAGCACCCAGCAGTCTGCCATTGATTACAACGTCTTCGAGGGTCAAACGGTCAAGGGTCTGCCGCGCTTTACCCTGACGCGGGGGCATGTCGCTGTGCATGACGGCGAAATCCGCACGCAGGAAGGACATGGCAAATTCGTCAAGCGCGCCGGCAACGGCGTGACCAACAAGGCGTTGTCGACGTGGAAAGAACTGACCGCCCCGCGCCCGGTTGAGCGCAGCGGCATCCCCGCCACCGGCGTCTGA
- a CDS encoding Zn-dependent hydrolase, whose product MPAIGENLRINGERLWESLMQMAEVGPGVAGGNNRQTLTDADSEGRHLFQKWCEAAGCTMGLDQMGNMFATRAGTDPDALPVYVGSHLDTQPTGGRYDGVLGVLSGLELLRTLNDLDIKTKHPIVVTNWTNEEGTRYAPAMLSSGVFAGLHTQDWAYARVDAEGKTFGDELQRIGWRGDEEVGARKMHAFFELHIEQGPILEAEGKDIGVVTHGQGLSWTQITITGKEAHTGSTPMPMRKNAGLAMARVLEKVDEIALSHAPHAVGAAGHIDVYPNSRNVIPGKVVFTVDLRSPDLDVMTDMETRLRTQAQAIVDAMGLEIEFEKVGGFDPVTFDEGCVNAVRTAAERLGYSHMNLISGAGHDACWINRVAPTAMIMCPCVDGLSHNEAEEITPEWAAAGTDVLLHAVLETAEVVS is encoded by the coding sequence ATGCCAGCCATCGGGGAAAACCTGCGGATTAACGGCGAACGCCTGTGGGAAAGCCTGATGCAAATGGCAGAGGTCGGACCCGGCGTGGCGGGCGGGAACAACCGCCAGACGCTTACCGATGCAGACAGCGAAGGGCGGCACCTGTTTCAAAAATGGTGTGAGGCAGCAGGCTGCACCATGGGGCTGGACCAGATGGGCAATATGTTTGCGACCCGCGCAGGCACGGATCCCGACGCGCTGCCGGTCTATGTGGGATCACATCTCGATACGCAGCCGACGGGCGGTAGATACGATGGCGTATTGGGGGTGCTGAGCGGTTTGGAACTGCTGCGCACGCTCAATGATCTGGATATTAAAACCAAACATCCCATCGTGGTCACGAACTGGACGAATGAAGAGGGCACACGCTATGCCCCCGCGATGCTGTCCTCGGGTGTGTTCGCGGGGCTGCACACGCAAGACTGGGCGTATGCGCGCGTCGATGCGGAGGGCAAGACATTTGGCGATGAGTTGCAACGCATCGGCTGGCGGGGTGACGAAGAAGTTGGCGCACGCAAGATGCACGCCTTTTTCGAGTTGCATATCGAACAGGGTCCGATCCTCGAAGCCGAAGGCAAAGACATCGGTGTCGTGACCCATGGTCAGGGCCTGTCGTGGACGCAGATCACCATCACCGGCAAGGAGGCTCATACCGGCTCGACCCCGATGCCGATGCGCAAGAACGCGGGGCTTGCCATGGCGCGGGTGCTCGAAAAGGTGGATGAAATCGCGCTGTCCCATGCGCCCCATGCGGTGGGCGCGGCGGGGCATATCGACGTCTATCCGAATTCCCGCAACGTGATCCCCGGCAAGGTGGTATTCACGGTCGATCTGCGCTCGCCTGACCTGGATGTGATGACCGACATGGAAACACGTCTCAGGACCCAAGCGCAGGCGATTGTCGATGCCATGGGGCTTGAGATCGAATTTGAAAAGGTAGGCGGGTTTGATCCCGTCACTTTTGACGAGGGCTGTGTGAACGCCGTGCGCACCGCCGCAGAGCGTCTGGGATACAGCCACATGAACCTGATTTCCGGCGCGGGTCACGATGCCTGCTGGATCAACCGCGTGGCGCCGACGGCCATGATCATGTGTCCTTGCGTAGATGGTCTCAGCCACAATGAGGCCGAAGAAATCACGCCCGAATGGGCCGCTGCGGGCACGGATGTGCTGCTGCATGCGGTCTTGGAAACGGCCGAAGTGGTATCATGA
- a CDS encoding TetR family transcriptional regulator C-terminal domain-containing protein: protein MTKTETRIQKKNQAAILSAGLQVFSQFGFRGSTLDQIAAEAGLSKPNILYYFASKDAIYRALLTQLLDEWLQPIYEIDASGDPVEELLSYARRKLEMSRDYPRESRLFANEVIQGAPRIGDALSGELRRVVNKIAAIIDGWIREGRIQPVDPHHLIFSIWSVTQHYADFDVQVRAILLDQDPFPGAEQHLEDMLRRMLTPQT from the coding sequence ATGACAAAGACTGAAACCCGCATACAGAAAAAGAACCAGGCGGCCATTCTCAGCGCCGGGTTGCAGGTCTTTTCGCAATTTGGATTTCGCGGCTCCACTCTGGATCAGATCGCTGCCGAGGCGGGACTGTCAAAGCCGAACATCCTGTATTACTTCGCCTCCAAGGATGCGATCTATCGCGCCCTTTTGACCCAGTTGCTGGATGAGTGGCTACAGCCCATCTATGAGATTGATGCCAGTGGCGACCCGGTCGAAGAGCTGCTTTCCTATGCGCGGCGCAAACTAGAGATGAGCCGGGATTATCCCCGCGAAAGCCGCCTTTTTGCCAATGAGGTGATACAGGGTGCGCCGCGTATCGGCGACGCCCTCAGCGGTGAGTTGCGCCGGGTCGTGAACAAGATCGCCGCGATCATCGACGGCTGGATCCGCGAGGGTCGCATTCAGCCGGTGGACCCGCATCACCTGATCTTTTCCATCTGGTCCGTGACCCAGCACTACGCAGATTTTGACGTTCAGGTGCGCGCCATCCTGCTGGATCAGGACCCTTTTCCCGGCGCCGAGCAACACCTCGAAGACATGCTGCGGCGGATGCTGACCCCTCAAACCTAA
- the preA gene encoding NAD-dependent dihydropyrimidine dehydrogenase subunit PreA: protein MADLTSEFLGITSPNPFWLASAPPTDKEYNVRRAFEAGWGGVVWKTLGAEGPPVVNVNGPRYGVIHGADRRVLGMNNIELITDRSLEINLEEITRVKKDYPDRAMIVSIMVPCEEQAWKDILPRVEATGADGIELNFGCPHGMSERGMGAAVGQVPEYIEMVTRWCKQYYSKPVIVKLTPNITDIRKPAAAAKRGGADAVSLINTINSIVSVDLDTMSPYPSIDGKGTHGGYCGPAVKPIALSMVSEIARDPETHGLPISGIGGVTTWRDAAEYITMGCGNVQVCTAAMTYGFKVVQEMISGLSQWMDEKGHTNIRDFMGAAIPNTTDWQYLNLNYVAKAQINQADCISCGRCYAACEDTSHQAIAMSEDRVFSVIDEECVACNLCVEVCPVENCITMVPMEQGKVDPRTGKVVEKDYANWTTHPNNPGAVAAE, encoded by the coding sequence ATGGCTGATCTGACGTCGGAATTTCTGGGCATTACCTCACCAAATCCGTTTTGGCTGGCCTCTGCGCCGCCAACTGACAAGGAATACAACGTGCGCCGCGCCTTTGAGGCGGGGTGGGGCGGTGTCGTGTGGAAGACACTCGGAGCAGAAGGGCCACCGGTGGTGAACGTCAACGGCCCGCGCTACGGTGTGATCCATGGTGCGGACCGGCGGGTGCTGGGCATGAACAACATCGAGTTGATCACCGACCGCTCGCTTGAGATCAACCTCGAAGAGATCACCCGCGTGAAAAAGGACTATCCTGATCGCGCCATGATCGTCTCCATCATGGTGCCTTGCGAGGAGCAGGCGTGGAAAGACATCTTGCCAAGGGTCGAAGCGACCGGCGCGGATGGCATCGAGCTGAACTTCGGCTGCCCGCATGGCATGTCAGAGCGCGGCATGGGGGCCGCCGTCGGTCAGGTGCCCGAATACATCGAAATGGTCACGCGCTGGTGCAAGCAGTATTACAGCAAACCCGTGATCGTGAAACTCACGCCCAATATCACCGATATCCGCAAACCCGCAGCTGCCGCCAAACGCGGTGGGGCGGATGCGGTGTCGCTGATCAACACGATCAATTCCATCGTGTCGGTTGATCTCGATACGATGAGCCCATATCCGTCGATTGACGGCAAGGGCACCCACGGCGGCTATTGCGGGCCGGCGGTCAAACCCATCGCGCTCAGCATGGTGTCCGAGATCGCGCGGGACCCCGAAACGCACGGCTTACCGATTTCCGGCATCGGGGGGGTCACCACATGGCGCGATGCGGCCGAATACATCACCATGGGCTGTGGCAATGTGCAGGTCTGCACGGCGGCCATGACCTATGGGTTCAAGGTGGTGCAGGAAATGATTTCCGGCCTGTCGCAATGGATGGATGAAAAGGGGCATACGAACATTCGCGACTTCATGGGCGCAGCGATACCGAACACAACCGATTGGCAGTATCTCAACCTCAACTATGTCGCCAAGGCGCAGATCAATCAGGCTGATTGCATCAGTTGCGGGCGGTGCTATGCGGCCTGCGAGGATACATCCCACCAGGCCATCGCCATGTCCGAAGACAGGGTGTTCAGCGTCATCGACGAGGAATGCGTCGCCTGCAACCTCTGCGTTGAGGTTTGCCCGGTGGAAAACTGCATCACCATGGTCCCGATGGAGCAGGGCAAGGTCGATCCGCGCACCGGCAAGGTGGTTGAAAAGGACTATGCCAACTGGACCACGCACCCCAACAACCCCGGCGCGGTTGCCGCCGAGTAA
- a CDS encoding NAD(P)-dependent oxidoreductase, whose product MISQRTPGIVAERLSAEELARNFADLHAPLEPHEAAVAADRCYFCHDAPCVTACPTEIDIPLFIRQISTGTPEAAAKTIFDQNILGGMCARVCPTEDLCEQACVREMAEGKPVEIGRLQRYATDTLMQRDIHPYTRAAATGKRIAVVGAGPAGLSCAHRLALLGNDVVVYDGHAKPGGLNEYGIAAYKSTDDFAAREVAWLLDIGGITVETGKVLGGDLALDALAAQYDAVFLAVGLGGVNALNLEGDDKSGVTDAVSFIETLRQSRDLTKLPVGRNVVVIGGGMTAVDAAVQSKLLGAENVTIAYRRDRAAMSASRYEQDLAASHGVKLMFNVQPVAIHGNGAAAEIELEYTASVDGRLVGTGEKTRLTADQVFRAIGQTLTMEGGLETRNGKIAVSGAGRTSLDRVWAGGDCALGGDDLTVTAVAEGRDAAMDIHAALNGSV is encoded by the coding sequence ATGATTAGCCAACGTACACCGGGCATCGTCGCCGAAAGGCTGAGCGCAGAAGAACTGGCCCGTAATTTTGCCGACCTTCACGCACCTCTGGAGCCACATGAAGCAGCAGTTGCTGCGGATCGCTGTTATTTCTGCCATGACGCGCCCTGCGTGACGGCCTGTCCCACGGAAATCGACATCCCGCTCTTCATCCGCCAGATCAGCACAGGCACCCCCGAAGCAGCAGCCAAAACGATTTTTGACCAGAACATTCTGGGCGGCATGTGCGCGCGGGTCTGTCCGACCGAAGATCTGTGCGAGCAGGCCTGCGTGCGTGAAATGGCAGAGGGCAAACCGGTCGAGATCGGGCGCCTGCAACGCTATGCGACCGATACGCTGATGCAGCGCGACATTCACCCCTATACCCGTGCGGCGGCCACGGGAAAGCGGATCGCGGTTGTGGGCGCGGGGCCTGCTGGTCTTTCTTGCGCGCACAGGTTGGCGCTGCTTGGCAATGATGTTGTAGTCTATGATGGCCACGCCAAACCGGGCGGTCTGAATGAATATGGGATCGCAGCCTACAAATCCACGGATGATTTTGCCGCGCGCGAGGTCGCGTGGCTGTTGGACATCGGTGGCATCACGGTTGAAACGGGCAAGGTGTTGGGCGGTGATCTGGCGCTGGATGCTTTGGCGGCGCAATATGACGCTGTGTTTCTGGCCGTGGGTCTGGGCGGGGTGAACGCGCTCAATCTTGAGGGGGATGACAAATCCGGCGTCACGGACGCGGTGTCTTTCATCGAAACGCTGCGCCAGTCGCGCGATCTGACCAAGCTGCCCGTGGGCCGCAATGTGGTGGTCATCGGCGGGGGCATGACGGCCGTGGACGCTGCGGTTCAGTCCAAATTGCTGGGCGCGGAGAATGTCACGATCGCCTATCGGCGCGACCGCGCCGCGATGAGTGCCAGCCGCTACGAACAGGACCTTGCCGCCTCCCATGGCGTCAAGCTGATGTTCAATGTGCAGCCCGTCGCCATTCATGGCAACGGGGCAGCGGCGGAGATCGAACTGGAATATACCGCATCGGTTGATGGCCGACTTGTCGGGACAGGCGAAAAGACGCGCCTGACGGCGGATCAGGTATTCCGTGCCATCGGGCAGACGCTGACCATGGAAGGGGGGCTTGAAACAAGGAACGGCAAGATCGCTGTGTCTGGTGCAGGGCGGACCAGTCTGGACCGGGTCTGGGCCGGGGGCGATTGCGCCCTTGGCGGCGATGATCTGACCGTGACAGCCGTGGCCGAAGGGCGCGACGCGGCAATGGATATTCATGCAGCACTGAACGGGAGCGTATAA